The following DNA comes from Deltaproteobacteria bacterium.
AAGGCAAAAAACTCGACCTTCTGGCCGGTAATGAAGAGCGGGGTGAAATAGCCCATGCCTACGGTGTGGTCCAGGTGAATATGGGTGATAAAAATACGGGCCTTGATGCGGTCAATCCGGCTGGATTTCAACTTGCCTATCAGCTCGTCCCCTAGAGTCTTGATTCCGGTGCCCATGTCTATGATTGACAGTTCTTCCAGGCCGTTGTATCGAGTGCGGATCTCAAAACAGGTTGTATGACCGCCAAAGCGGCGGGTGTCAAAATCCAGTGTCGCTGGAGCGGGAATGCTTCCCCGGCAGCCCCAAACCTTGAAATACATCTACCAACCTCCGGGCGATAAAATTAGGGAAAAAAGGCAGCCTTCAGTCTGGCCACAGCGATTTCGGTACACCGTCACGACTCGATCTCATGCCTTCAGGGATTTCTTTAGTCTAAATAACATCCTTTGCCTTAAATGGTCAATAACAAGATGCTGAATCTTTTGAAAAAAGATTTCAGGCTGGTGCTTTTAAAAATGGGACTGCGAATCCAAAGCCTGCTTTGACAAAAACAGTTCGAGATGATATCTAAAACACACAAAAACCGACTAGACCGGGGGTTAGAGTTTCCAGATGGATAACCTGTACGACATACTTTCAGAACGCGGCTTTATTTACCAAGGCACAGAAGAAAAGGCCCTGCGAGACCTGTTGGACCGGGAGCAGGTCAAGGTCTATATCGGATTTGATCCGACGGCTGATAGTTTTCATGTGGGAAACATGATACCGATCATGTCCCTGGCCTGGACACAGCGCACCGGACATATACCGATCGCCATTATCGGCGGGGGAACGGCCATGGTCGGCGACCCAAGCGGCAGGACAGAGACGCGCCAAATAATCAGCTTGGAAGAAATCAGGCACAACCAGGAAGGTTTAAAAAAGCAGCTTTCCCGTTATTTCACCTTTGGTCAGGATCAAGCCCTGATGATCAATAACGCCGACTGGCTTCTCGATCTCAAATATGTTGATTTTCTCCGGGAGATCGGCACGCACTTTTCAGTCAACCGCATGCTGGCAGCCGAATCATACCGCCTGCGCCTGGAGACGGGCTTGAGCTTTCTTGAATTTAATTACATGCTCCTTCAGGCCTATGATTTTTACATCCTTTTCAGAGACTACGGCTGCGTCCTCCAGATGGGCGGGCAGGACCAGTGGGGCAATATCGTGGCCGGAATTGACCTCATCAGGCGTCTGACCGGCCAGACGGCTTATGGCCTGACCTTTCCCCTGCTCATGACTTCTGCGAACCAGAAATTTGGCAAAACTCATGCCGGCTCTGTCTGGCTGGACAAGCAACAGACGTC
Coding sequences within:
- a CDS encoding tyrosine--tRNA ligase encodes the protein MDNLYDILSERGFIYQGTEEKALRDLLDREQVKVYIGFDPTADSFHVGNMIPIMSLAWTQRTGHIPIAIIGGGTAMVGDPSGRTETRQIISLEEIRHNQEGLKKQLSRYFTFGQDQALMINNADWLLDLKYVDFLREIGTHFSVNRMLAAESYRLRLETGLSFLEFNYMLLQAYDFYILFRDYGCVLQMGGQDQWGNIVAGIDLIRRLTGQTAYGLTFPLLMTSANQKFGKTHAGSVWLDKQQTSPYEFYQFWRNSDDSDLGRFLGLFTFLPLDEVQTLGSLQGSLINRAKEVLAYEATAITHGHEAARQAFLASIKTFGQADPEGQVKTSSRIADITLELPAELPTTSSTPEELKKYPTAADLFVLVGLAKSKSEARRLIRGGGGYINNRRVDKEDQVYTLDDFKDNALLLRAGKKRYHRILIASD